The following are from one region of the Dreissena polymorpha isolate Duluth1 chromosome 2, UMN_Dpol_1.0, whole genome shotgun sequence genome:
- the LOC127867509 gene encoding uncharacterized protein LOC127867509, producing the protein MAQSRRRGQMCCVYGCVNCRYDKENALSDNHFFNIPKHVLENRKQKQRWCALIKRQDGLDGFNMTPRTVICHEHFLESDFKKALGSKRWTLEPGVEPSVFNWSKVSERKPPKNRLPLSPSKDQANLMVDAPVSPDNHPEFTAVKLPQMADKACQTETEDLIAEVSVQPVSSTHCDHEYSTLKSFTDVELLSEQLKACQAKCDYLEKTIDELNATISEFEANRFSLEKISDDKHAVMFYTGFPNIETFNAFFKYLETKSEKLNYWRGRSESGEDAPKHQTHSTSRPGKKRALSTKEELFMVLVRLKVGLFVRDISERFGISQGHFSKIFTTWIIFLSHELPDLFPFPSQKSVRKNMPLEFNQYPTTRIIIDCTEIFIEVSSVMATQSQTWSNYKHHNTLKVLVGVSPNGTLTFISGLWGGKISDKAITQKSGLLDLLEKGDNIMADRGFDIKDILPEGVGLNIPPFLNGRSQLSASEVRETMDIASVRIHVEREIGRIKNYHIIDGVMPLSLSHIAEHIVKVVAYLTNFLPPLLPPAHKIMK; encoded by the exons ATGGCTCAGTCAAGAAGAAGAGGCCAGATGTGTTGTGTCTACGGATGTGTAAATTGCCGCTATGACAAGGAGAATGCATTGTCtgataatcatttttttaacattccAAAACATGTTctagaaaacagaaaacaaaagcaACGTTGGTGCGCATTAATAAAAAGACAAGATGGGCTTGATGGGTTCAACATGACTCCAAGAACTGTGATTTGCCACGAACATTTTCTTGAGTCAGATTTTAAGAAAGCCTTAGGTAGTAAGCGATGGACTTTAGAACCTGGAGTAGAGCCATCAGTTTTCAACTGGTCAAAAGTCAGTGAACGAAAGCCTCCAAAGAACCGCCTGCCATTGTCGCCAAGCAAGGACCAAGCAAATCTGATGGTGGATGCACCTGTGTCGCCAGACAATCATCCAGAGTTT ACAGCAGTCAAGTTGCCTCAAATGGCAGATAAAGCATGCCAAACGGAAACAGAAGATTTAATTGCAGAGGTTAGTGTGCAACCAGTATCATCTACACACTGTGACCATGAATATTCCACATTAAAGTCGTTCACAGACGTGGAACTTCTTAGCGAACAGTTAAAAGCGTGTCAGGCAAAGTGTGATTATTTGGAAAAGACAATTGATGAATTAAATGCAACCATCAGTGAATTTGAAGCCAATAGGTTTTCCTTAGAAAAAATAAGTGATGACAAGCATGCAGTGATGTTCTACACAGGCTTTCCAAACATTGAaacatttaatgctttttttaaatatttagagacaaaaaGTGAGAAACTTAATTATTGGAGAGGGCGCAGTGAGTCAGGGGAAGATGCTCCAAAACACCAAACACACAGTACAAGCAGACCTGGGAAAAAACGGGCATTATCAACAAAAGAAGAATTGTTTATGGTGCTTGTAAGGTTAAAGGTTGGGTTGTTTGTAAGGGACATTTCTGAACGTTTTGGCATTTCTCAAGgacatttttcaaaaatcttcACAACTTGGATTATTTTCTTGTCTCATGAACTTCCCGACTTATTTCCATTTCCTTCCCAGAAGTCTGTCAGAAAAAATATGCCGTTAGAATTCAACCAGTACCCAACAACACGAATCATCATTGATTGTACAGAAATCTTTATTGAAGTTTCAAGCGTAATGGCAACCCAAAGTCAAACATGGTCCAACTACAAGCACCATAACACTTTGAAAGTGTTAGTGGGAGTAAGTCCAAATGGTACTCTAACTTTTATATCCGGTTTGTGGGGTGGAAAAATCTCAGACAAGGCAATTACCCAAAAATCAGGTCTTCTTGATCTTCTTGAAAAGGGAGACAACATCATGGCTGATAGAGGGTTCGACATTAAGGACATCCTTCCGGAAGGAGTTGGCCTCAACATTCCGCCATTTCTAAATGGACGTAGCCAATTGTCAGCCAGTGAAGTACGTGAAACCATGGACATTGCTTCTGTGCGAATACATGTTGAACGTGAAATTGGGAGAATCAAGAACTACCACATTATTGACGGGGTGATGCCACTGAGTTTAAGCCACATTGCTGAGCACATTGTGAAGGTGGTGGCTTATTTAACCAACTTTTTGCCACCTTTACTTCCACCAGCTCACAAAATTATGAAGTAA